From a region of the Pseudomonas fulva 12-X genome:
- a CDS encoding amino acid synthesis family protein — translation MSLNVRKYCTFIEQTLIEGDREAERPITMVVVAAVLKNPWAGKGYVDNLRPEIMEIAPLLGKEMTDRLIALMPADRIEAYGKAASVGTNGEIEHASGLIHTLRFGNKFREAAEGTAFLSFTNVRNGPGALISVPMVHKTATGQRSHFLTATFQIADAPGPDEVLVAIGAADGSRPHPRIADRFQDMAEMEAEAALKG, via the coding sequence ATGAGTCTTAACGTCAGAAAGTACTGCACCTTCATCGAACAGACGTTGATCGAAGGCGACAGGGAGGCTGAGCGCCCCATCACCATGGTGGTTGTGGCTGCCGTGTTGAAAAACCCGTGGGCGGGTAAAGGCTACGTCGACAACCTGCGCCCTGAAATCATGGAGATCGCCCCGCTCCTGGGTAAAGAAATGACCGATCGGCTTATTGCCTTGATGCCGGCGGACCGGATCGAGGCATACGGCAAGGCTGCATCGGTTGGTACCAATGGCGAGATCGAGCACGCATCCGGCCTGATTCATACACTGCGCTTTGGTAACAAGTTTCGCGAGGCGGCTGAGGGCACCGCCTTTCTGAGCTTCACCAACGTTCGCAACGGCCCGGGCGCACTGATCTCCGTGCCTATGGTGCACAAGACAGCAACCGGTCAGCGCTCTCACTTTCTGACCGCTACCTTTCAAATCGCTGATGCGCCCGGCCCGGACGAGGTGTTGGTAGCAATCGGCGCTGCAGACGGCTCGCGTCCTCACCCGCGGATCGCCGACCGTTTCCAGGACATGGCTGAGATGGAAGCTGAGGCCGCGCTGAAGGGTTGA